A window of Echeneis naucrates chromosome 13, fEcheNa1.1, whole genome shotgun sequence contains these coding sequences:
- the LOC115053213 gene encoding zona pellucida-like domain-containing protein 1, producing the protein MKNISDKHLLRYQHGLVSVVQPPSDRMNLYLCFPLLLTVLHPALCLYNCSSEYDRTPDNSDLIVDCGTSTITLEINLCTAQWAGFNTSDLALNGNHNNSDCKGSVDTTVNPPIVRYQLPVNHSLDNPCRQSLQIVDEIPDPSGPFSSFLSIQSVIITGFIDTPRSDQGVISYSTDLYYHFSCRYPLEYLINNTQIVASSVSVATSDRNGTFIDTLQMAVFNDSDYGYPLVVPSTGLELRTRIYVEVKAVNLTGNFHILLDHCFSTPTPYNISQSEQHNFFTGCSVDQRTSVSINGLSKSAKFNFEAFRFVQHHNQAKSSIYLHCILRLCEPSKCEELLSSCSSRRKRSVIPFGEESKESATVSVGPLYTAQEGNDIAPEKEDLNVTGLVVGVVFGSAAAAMLVLGGWFVLKKLYWTGRLRNVLG; encoded by the exons ATGAAAAACATCAGTGACAAACACCTGCTGAGGTACCAGCACG GACTGGTCAGTGTGGTGCAGCCGCCTTCAGACAGGATGAATCTTTACCTTTGTTTCCCTCTGCTGCTTACGGTCCTGCATCCTGCTCTGTGTCTCTACAACTGCTCTTCTGAGTATGATCGGACCCCAG ACAACTCAGACCTGATAGTTGACTGTGGTACCAGTACGATCACTCTGGAGATCAACCTTTGTACTGCTCAGTGGGCGGGTTTCAATACCTCAGACCTGGCTCTGAATGGGAACCACAACAATTCCGATTGCAAGGGCTCTGTCGACACTACTGTGAACCCCCCCATCGTTCGTTACCAGCTTCCTGTTAACCACAGTCTGGATAATCCCTGTCGCCAATCCCTGCAG ATTGTGGATGAGATCCCAGATCCCTCTGGTCCCTTCAGCAGCTTCCTCAGTATCCAGTCAGTTATCATCACCGGGTTCATTGACACACCTAGATCCGACCAGGGTGTGATCAGCTACTCCACAGACCTCTACTATCACTTCTCCTGCCGCTACCCACTGGAGTACCTGATCAACAACACACAGATTGTTGC CTCTTCAGTTTCAGTGGCGACCAGTGACAGAAATGGAACATTTATTGATACACTACAAATGGCTGTTTTTAAT GACTCGGATTATGGTTATCCACTAGTGGTACCTTCAACAGGACTTGAGCTACGAACCAGGATTTATGTTGAGGTCAAGGCCGTCAACCTCACAGGAAA TTTCCATATCCTGCTGGATCATTGCTTCAGTACTCCAACTCCCTACAACATATCACAGAGCGAGCAGCACAACTTCTTCACTGG CTGTTCAGTTGATCAGCGGACGTCGGTGTCAATCAATGGCCTCTCCAAGTCTGCCAAGTTCAACTTTGAGGCCTTCCGCTTTGTTCAGCACCATAACCAGGCAAAGTCCAGCATCTACTTGCACTGCATACTACGGCTCTGTGAGCCCAGCAAATGTGAAGAGCTACTGTCT TCCTGTAGTAGCAGAAGAAAAAGGTCTGTGATTCCCTTTGGAGAAGAGAGCAAAGAGTCAGCCACTGTTTCAGTCGGACCGCTTTACACCGCTCAAGAAG GTAATGACATAGCACCAGAGAAGGAAGATTTAAATGTGACAGGcctggtggtgggggtggtgtttgggtcagctgctgctgccatgctGGTTCTTGGTGGTTGGTTCGTCCTGAAGAAGCTTTATTGGACAGGAAGATTACGTAATGTGCTTGGCTGA
- the LOC115053575 gene encoding uncharacterized protein LOC115053575 — translation MHLKVILFTLSFLATSAYPLHRNTREITWINSKANQVHDKINFTKDVDGIYKSHIDSNNLYSQEERDNNNPVAQEMQHKINMESERLRIRVRQELAELQERLAPSPTHLYSTLASMRERLAPLTQQLQSSLSSSTQDLCGQLSLYFKSLESAEAQSEASPALYQEAFHWMTQTLEHGSFKMADIISDFQTKSVEVIEHLREISTSEEEVDKSDIWKITSSRLGEEVNSLRVETQDRIEALRADLALLLEAPQRLKAEVAASIKQFCQNAALQTEVSQARMAKFFQELEKELEGHRASSLSPSFLPPSIQPGASLQEDFSVKLSALIQDILHLVQ, via the exons ATGCATCTAAAAGtcatcctcttcactctttcatTTTTGGCAACTTCAG CATACCCACTTCATCGTAACACGAGGGAAATCACTTGGATTAATTCAAAGGCCAACCAGGTTCATGACAAGATAAACTTCACAAAGGATGTGGA CGGGATCTACAAGAGTCACATAGACAGCAACAATCTTTACAGCCAAGAGGAAAGGGACAACAATAACCCTGTGGCACAGGAGATGCAGCACAAAATCAATATGGAGTCAGAGCGTCTGCGTATCCGTGTGCGCCAAGAGCTGGCTGAGCTACAGGAGAGGTTGGCCCCATCTCCGACCCACCTCTATTCCACCCTGGCCAGCATGAGGGAGCGTTTGGCTCCCCTTACCCAACAGCTACAGAgctctctcagcagcagcacacaagATCTTTGTGGCCAACTGAGCCTCTATTTCAAGAGTTTGGAGTCAGCGGAGGCCCAGTCTGAAGCCAGTCCGGCTCTCTATCAAGAGGCCTTCCACTGGATGACCCAAACCCTGGAGCACGGCAGCTTCAAAATGGCTGACATCATCAGTGACTTCCAAACAAAATCTGTCGAGGTGATTGAACATCTGAGAGAGATTAGTACTAGCGAGGAAGAAGTAGACAAGTCAGACATCTGGAAAATAACAAGCTCCAGGTTGGGAGAGGAAGTGAATTCACTGAGGGTGGAGACACAGGACAGGATAGAGGCTCTCAGAGCAGACCTTGCTCTTCTGCTTGAAGCGCCACAGCGGCTTAAGGCTGAAGTGGCAGCCAGTATCAAGCAGTTCTGCCAAAATGCAGCCTTACAGACTGAAGTTTCTCAGGCACGCATGGCAAAGTTTTTTCAAGAACTGGAAAAGGAGCTAGAAGGCCACAGGGCCTCCAGTCTGTCTCCTTCATTTCTCCCCCCTTCCATACAGCCTGGTGCGTCTCTGCAGGAGGATTTCTCAGTTAAACTCTCTGCTCTTATCCAGGACATTCTGCACTTGGTGCAATGA